A window of Acidobacteriota bacterium contains these coding sequences:
- a CDS encoding flotillin, with protein sequence MSHDLQIWVGLGLLGLFLLLTGIAKLFVKAGPNEALIVYGFRGRRVRTGRGTLIFPLVESSRMLSLELMSFDVAPQQDLYTNQGVAVSVEAVAQIKVKSDEVSIFTAAEQFLTKTPGQREGLIRLVMEGHLRGIIGQLTVEQIVKEPEMVADRMRSTCSDDLNKMGLEVVSFTIKEVKDKNEYIANMGRPDVARIKRDADVAAAEAERDTAIKRAEALRESAIAKAKADQERVLAETLSQAKQAEAQRDLEVKKAAYSELIKKQQAQADKAYEIQANIQQQSVIAEAVKVQQIEKEQQIKVQEAEILRHEKELIATVLKEAEIERQRIQTLAEAERQRQTLEAEGRASATRAQGEAEAEIIFKKGEAEAKAMNVKAEAYQEWNQAAVVDRLITSLPEVVRAMAAPLANVDKITIVSTGNDGAAGASKITGDMAKIAAQVPALFEAFSGMNMNELLGRVKQLKSDKTDGDASKKKSAGAGSQTQ encoded by the coding sequence ATGTCACATGACTTACAGATTTGGGTGGGTTTGGGGCTCCTTGGACTTTTCCTCCTTTTGACAGGAATCGCCAAGCTGTTCGTAAAAGCTGGACCAAATGAAGCATTGATTGTTTATGGATTTCGAGGAAGACGAGTACGAACGGGACGCGGGACTCTCATATTTCCACTGGTTGAGAGTTCAAGAATGTTGTCGCTGGAGCTGATGTCGTTCGATGTAGCTCCGCAACAGGATCTGTACACGAATCAGGGAGTCGCCGTATCGGTAGAAGCCGTGGCACAGATCAAGGTGAAGTCGGACGAAGTTTCGATCTTCACGGCAGCCGAGCAATTCCTGACCAAGACGCCAGGGCAGCGCGAAGGCCTGATTCGTCTGGTGATGGAGGGTCATCTGCGCGGCATTATCGGTCAACTCACGGTGGAACAGATCGTTAAGGAGCCGGAGATGGTTGCCGATCGCATGCGATCGACTTGTTCTGACGATCTGAACAAAATGGGCCTCGAAGTGGTCTCGTTCACGATCAAGGAAGTGAAGGACAAGAACGAATACATCGCCAATATGGGACGTCCGGATGTTGCTCGCATCAAGCGCGATGCCGACGTTGCCGCCGCCGAAGCGGAGCGGGATACGGCGATCAAGCGCGCAGAAGCGCTACGCGAGTCCGCGATCGCAAAGGCCAAGGCCGATCAGGAGCGCGTGCTCGCCGAGACGCTCTCGCAGGCCAAGCAGGCCGAAGCACAGCGCGATCTTGAGGTCAAAAAAGCTGCCTACTCGGAGCTGATTAAGAAGCAGCAGGCGCAGGCCGATAAGGCTTATGAGATCCAGGCCAACATTCAACAGCAGTCGGTGATCGCCGAGGCTGTGAAGGTTCAGCAGATTGAGAAAGAACAGCAGATCAAGGTGCAGGAAGCCGAAATCCTGCGTCATGAGAAGGAGCTGATCGCGACCGTGCTCAAAGAGGCTGAGATCGAGCGTCAGCGCATTCAGACGCTGGCCGAAGCCGAGCGTCAACGCCAGACGCTCGAAGCGGAAGGCCGTGCCTCTGCGACGCGCGCGCAAGGGGAGGCAGAAGCCGAGATCATCTTCAAGAAAGGCGAGGCCGAAGCCAAGGCGATGAACGTGAAGGCCGAAGCTTATCAGGAGTGGAACCAGGCGGCCGTTGTCGACAGGCTGATCACCAGTCTTCCCGAAGTGGTCCGTGCGATGGCGGCGCCACTCGCGAACGTCGATAAGATCACGATCGTCTCCACCGGCAACGATGGAGCGGCAGGCGCCAGCAAAATCACCGGCGACATGGCGAAGATCGCGGCACAAGTTCCAGCACTGTTCGAAGCCTTCTCCGGCATGAACATGAACGAGCTGCTTGGCCGGGTGAAGCAGTTGAAGTCCGACAAGACAGACGGCGACGCTTCGAAGAAGAAGTCGGCGGGTGCCGGTTCGCAGACACAGTAA
- a CDS encoding transcriptional regulator, whose product MKLGEKIRYLREVEGSIRGLGREMTQQEIVRALKKESGASISQSYLSQIEKGARPHLTNTTRLLLARFFKVHPGYLVDDPEGYHTELISEVRTLEERLDLWLIAGAERFRRDAQVSHALLEAAKHDDSRGCLVLLGAILDTPGLAERLLQVLKPNGHSRENGKRKLDGSTRGEEIL is encoded by the coding sequence GTGAAGCTAGGCGAGAAAATTCGGTACCTGCGTGAGGTGGAAGGCAGCATTCGCGGGCTTGGTCGCGAGATGACGCAGCAGGAGATCGTTCGTGCACTAAAGAAAGAGTCGGGCGCGAGCATCAGTCAGTCATATCTGTCGCAGATCGAGAAGGGCGCGCGTCCGCACCTCACCAACACCACGCGCTTGTTGCTCGCACGCTTCTTCAAGGTTCATCCGGGATACCTGGTGGATGACCCCGAGGGCTATCACACTGAATTGATTTCGGAGGTGCGCACGCTTGAGGAACGTCTTGATCTTTGGCTGATCGCCGGGGCCGAGCGCTTCCGCCGCGATGCGCAGGTAAGCCACGCGCTGCTGGAGGCGGCCAAGCACGACGACTCGCGCGGTTGCCTCGTGTTGCTCGGCGCCATTTTGGACACGCCGGGACTGGCGGAACGCTTGCTTCAGGTCCTGAAACCGAATGGGCACAGCCGCGAAAACGGGAAGCGCAAACTGGATGGCAGCACGCGCGGAGAGGAGATCTTATGA
- a CDS encoding efflux transporter periplasmic adaptor subunit yields the protein MGSRGVETRLGKELQEDVSYPEVINFPSETEHPSASRPPQNKSARKAGWIAGAVILVLVIAGAITIASKLGEKKALAAETERLAIPNVTVTHPTQEQSHEELVLPATVQAYKESPIYARTNGYVLHWYKDIGSHLNKGDLLADIDTPEVDQELLQARATRQQIQAQLGLAKSSAERWQNLRKSDSVSQQEVDQQVSGYQQAQANLAAADANVRRLKQMESFKHVYAPFGGVLTKRNIDVGALINAGNTGSDKELFDVAQVDPLRVYVNVPQTYSPAIHIGMKAFLEQREYAGQQFEGKVVRTSEVIDPSTRTLLSEIDVPNPGGKILPGAYAQVHFAAKIDAPRLTIPINTLLFRPEGPRAAVVDTDNRVHLRAVTIGRDYGSSVEVVAGLQADDQVIVNPADSLEEEQQVKVATSKAGAQKQGS from the coding sequence ATGGGTTCACGAGGAGTAGAGACAAGATTGGGAAAGGAATTACAGGAAGACGTGAGTTATCCCGAAGTCATTAACTTTCCGTCGGAAACGGAACACCCGTCCGCCAGCCGTCCGCCGCAGAACAAGTCGGCACGGAAGGCGGGATGGATCGCAGGCGCAGTCATCCTCGTCTTGGTCATCGCCGGCGCTATAACGATCGCGAGCAAGCTGGGCGAAAAGAAAGCTCTCGCAGCGGAGACAGAGCGCCTCGCGATTCCAAATGTCACGGTCACTCATCCTACGCAGGAACAATCGCACGAGGAACTGGTCCTTCCCGCCACTGTGCAGGCATACAAGGAATCTCCAATCTACGCGCGCACCAACGGATATGTCCTGCACTGGTACAAAGACATCGGCTCACACTTGAATAAAGGTGACTTGCTCGCCGACATCGACACTCCGGAAGTCGACCAGGAATTGCTGCAGGCACGCGCGACTCGCCAGCAGATCCAAGCCCAACTGGGCTTGGCGAAGAGTTCGGCAGAACGCTGGCAGAATCTGCGCAAGAGCGACTCCGTCTCGCAACAGGAAGTTGATCAGCAGGTCAGCGGATATCAGCAAGCGCAGGCAAATCTTGCGGCCGCAGACGCGAACGTGCGCCGGCTCAAGCAGATGGAGTCGTTCAAGCACGTGTACGCGCCGTTCGGCGGGGTGCTTACGAAGCGCAATATCGATGTTGGCGCTTTAATCAACGCCGGGAACACGGGATCTGACAAGGAGCTGTTCGATGTGGCGCAGGTCGATCCGCTCCGGGTGTATGTCAACGTGCCGCAGACTTATAGCCCTGCCATTCACATCGGCATGAAGGCATTTCTCGAGCAGCGCGAATATGCGGGTCAGCAGTTCGAAGGAAAGGTCGTGCGAACCTCCGAAGTCATTGATCCCTCGACGCGGACTTTGCTCTCTGAGATCGATGTTCCCAATCCGGGAGGAAAAATTCTGCCCGGAGCCTACGCTCAGGTGCACTTCGCGGCAAAGATCGATGCTCCACGGTTGACGATTCCGATCAACACCTTGCTTTTCCGACCTGAAGGTCCGCGCGCGGCGGTTGTCGATACCGATAATAGAGTTCATCTCCGCGCGGTAACCATCGGCCGCGATTACGGCAGTTCAGTCGAAGTGGTTGCTGGACTTCAGGCTGACGATCAGGTGATCGTGAATCCGGCGGATTCTTTGGAAGAGGAACAGCAAGTTAAGGTGGCTACCAGCAAAGCGGGAGCGCAGAAGCAGGGAAGCTAG
- a CDS encoding peptide ABC transporter permease — MRSVLRNRLAAFGVVLVCLFVIFALFAPLIAPRDPAQLDLSTRLERPSHGHWFGTDELGRDILSRVIYGARISMLVGVSVVAGSLLLGLFFGCIAGYYGGGIDRFFNIVVMNAFLSFPGILLAIAFVAFLGPGIFNLILALWIGGWVGYARLVRAQVLSVREREFVEAARALGASDWRVITRHILPNIIQPVIVQAAIGMAGAVLAEATMSFLGLGIPPPTASWGSMLNDGRSHLFDAPHLVLFPAAAVMLAVLSFNFIGDALRDYLDPRSRIEAGL; from the coding sequence ATGCGCTCAGTCCTCCGCAATCGCCTCGCTGCCTTTGGCGTCGTGCTTGTTTGTCTGTTCGTGATCTTTGCGCTATTTGCGCCGTTGATTGCGCCGCGTGATCCGGCGCAGCTTGATCTGTCGACTCGCCTTGAAAGGCCGAGCCATGGGCATTGGTTTGGCACGGATGAGCTTGGACGCGACATCCTTTCGCGCGTGATTTATGGCGCGCGTATCTCAATGCTCGTAGGAGTCAGCGTAGTCGCCGGCTCATTGCTGCTCGGATTATTTTTCGGATGCATCGCCGGATACTACGGCGGCGGCATTGACCGCTTTTTCAATATTGTGGTGATGAACGCGTTTTTGTCGTTCCCTGGAATTCTGCTGGCCATCGCCTTCGTGGCCTTCCTCGGACCGGGAATCTTCAACCTGATTCTTGCGCTCTGGATTGGCGGATGGGTTGGCTATGCGCGACTCGTGCGAGCACAGGTGCTGTCGGTTCGGGAACGGGAATTTGTGGAAGCTGCTCGGGCCTTGGGAGCCAGTGACTGGCGGGTAATTACACGTCATATTCTGCCGAACATTATCCAGCCGGTCATTGTGCAGGCGGCAATTGGCATGGCGGGAGCTGTGCTTGCCGAGGCAACAATGAGCTTTCTCGGGTTAGGAATACCGCCACCGACAGCAAGTTGGGGCTCCATGTTGAACGACGGCCGCTCGCATCTTTTCGATGCGCCCCACCTGGTCCTGTTCCCTGCCGCGGCTGTGATGCTCGCCGTGCTGTCGTTCAATTTTATTGGTGATGCACTGCGCGATTATCTCGATCCACGCTCGCGGATTGAAGCTGGGCTGTGA
- a CDS encoding TonB-dependent receptor, producing the protein MISQSRIPLFVLAILLMTGVAFSQTQITTGVIQGTVLDPSGAVIPGASVEAHNLDTQIRQAATSDENGRFAFLALTPGRYEVIAKKEGFSTIVTQGIDLTVGQARSLSMTMKVSTAGETVTVNATTTIDTTATESSSTLNNITIDQTPILGRKFEDLLTLTPGVSIVQGPDGDEINFAGQRGIYNNISLDGGDYNNGFFGEQVGGQRAAIDITLDAVKEFQVVATGATAEFGRTAGGVVNVITKSGTDQLHGSAFHFQRLEALSADTSDGKPLQDFHREQFGGTVGGPIVKQKMFFFGAFEQILENLNRPNLSTALGTCSGTPVVGSGDTLIGGNAECQRVALLNFFNSSRNQNEGLPVQHEIHNTALLGKYDWNVNQANNLSASYNFDRSNNLNQTFDVPTYGTSANGIEGPSKINSVNFNLFTTVSAKKLNEGHFTFSREDRPRSAVTSNVPADTAMGFGGPTSPTFRFGNPFFLGPNIDEVFKRTQVRDNFSIVSGNHTIKFGGEFLHSNNAQVFRGFFEGRYIFDSVVGFLHYATPGTATSHGFGPSTAECANGTFLNQGETCPDGFKATASPLLLYLQGAPTGLSNLTPGASDINNNNYAFFLQDKWQFRPNITFNYGLRWEAQTFPDPVIPPSKAAYGTNLSDSRFPSDGKIPNATKMFQPRIGVSWDIRNNQKSVVRASWGIYNAELNMLTQVGAITTNGVQQQTLFAGNVATCPLASPPADGSCPGVPPAYTQVFISPNGPKPQWPDFIHFTPPAGGAFPFQPGVTVFNRNYNNPRTYTGNFAFQQELATNWTGYLDLTISKGVYLTRFVNPNTGAALPIKPTDNVDTVSYAAGPFTNLGAVTDTQSTAHSLYRGMTVGGRKSFSQNYQLEFNYTLSEDLDDDSNERDPFTFRYFNRFDFRKDYAFSDRDERHRFNMFAYMKLPYGIEFSPRIQAHTAQPITDNPLGTGTGAPCSSNNSRTRVVNGIDCGRNHLRKDNGYFSFDWRGTRPFHFGDRYALIPQVEMFNSFNNKNNVNPLVSPALFNFDGFLREGVGDPLQVQLSVKFLF; encoded by the coding sequence ATGATCTCCCAGAGTCGTATTCCTCTATTCGTGCTTGCCATTCTCCTGATGACAGGCGTTGCTTTCTCTCAAACCCAGATCACAACCGGCGTAATTCAAGGAACGGTGCTCGATCCCTCCGGCGCAGTCATACCCGGCGCATCTGTCGAAGCGCACAACCTCGACACGCAAATAAGACAGGCTGCCACAAGCGACGAAAACGGCAGGTTCGCTTTCCTGGCGTTGACTCCCGGCCGATACGAGGTCATTGCTAAAAAGGAAGGCTTTTCGACAATAGTCACGCAGGGGATCGACCTAACCGTCGGCCAGGCAAGAAGCCTGAGCATGACGATGAAGGTATCGACAGCCGGAGAGACGGTCACCGTCAATGCCACAACCACAATCGATACCACCGCAACCGAATCAAGCAGTACGCTGAACAACATAACCATCGATCAAACTCCCATTCTGGGAAGGAAGTTTGAAGACCTGCTGACGCTTACACCCGGGGTCAGCATCGTACAAGGTCCGGACGGGGACGAGATCAACTTCGCCGGCCAGCGCGGAATTTACAACAACATCAGCCTCGACGGCGGTGATTACAACAACGGATTCTTTGGCGAACAAGTCGGCGGACAGCGTGCGGCCATTGACATTACGCTCGATGCCGTAAAGGAATTCCAGGTGGTTGCCACCGGAGCCACAGCTGAGTTCGGACGCACTGCTGGGGGCGTTGTGAACGTGATTACAAAATCAGGTACCGACCAGCTGCACGGGAGCGCCTTTCACTTTCAGCGTCTGGAGGCACTCAGTGCCGATACCTCCGACGGTAAGCCGCTACAGGACTTTCATCGTGAGCAGTTCGGTGGAACGGTCGGTGGTCCAATCGTTAAGCAGAAGATGTTCTTCTTTGGCGCCTTCGAACAGATTCTGGAAAACCTCAATCGCCCGAATTTGAGTACTGCTCTGGGTACATGTTCAGGGACTCCAGTGGTTGGAAGTGGTGACACATTGATCGGAGGCAATGCAGAATGCCAGCGCGTGGCTCTGCTCAACTTCTTTAATAGCAGCCGTAACCAGAACGAAGGCCTACCGGTACAGCACGAGATTCACAACACAGCCCTACTCGGCAAATACGACTGGAACGTGAACCAGGCGAATAATCTGAGCGCATCTTATAACTTTGATCGGTCCAACAATCTCAATCAGACCTTCGACGTACCCACATATGGCACCTCGGCCAACGGAATTGAAGGTCCATCGAAAATCAACTCCGTCAATTTCAACCTGTTCACCACGGTCTCGGCGAAGAAGCTAAACGAAGGTCACTTCACCTTCTCGCGAGAGGATCGGCCTCGCTCGGCGGTTACATCAAACGTGCCGGCCGATACGGCGATGGGCTTCGGCGGGCCGACTTCACCAACCTTCCGTTTCGGAAATCCATTCTTTCTTGGACCTAATATTGATGAAGTATTCAAGCGTACTCAGGTGCGCGACAACTTCTCCATCGTCTCCGGAAATCACACCATTAAGTTCGGTGGAGAGTTCCTGCACAGCAACAACGCGCAGGTCTTCCGCGGATTCTTCGAGGGCCGCTACATTTTCGACTCGGTTGTCGGATTCCTGCACTACGCGACACCGGGAACGGCAACCAGCCATGGCTTTGGACCAAGCACCGCAGAATGCGCGAATGGCACATTCTTGAATCAGGGCGAAACATGCCCAGACGGTTTTAAGGCCACAGCCAGTCCATTGCTTCTCTATCTCCAGGGAGCTCCGACAGGCTTATCGAACCTCACACCCGGAGCTTCGGACATCAACAACAATAACTACGCGTTTTTCCTGCAAGACAAATGGCAGTTCCGGCCAAACATCACCTTCAATTACGGCTTACGCTGGGAGGCTCAGACTTTTCCCGATCCGGTAATCCCGCCATCGAAGGCCGCATATGGCACGAATTTGAGCGATTCTCGATTCCCATCCGACGGCAAGATACCGAACGCAACCAAGATGTTTCAGCCGAGGATCGGCGTGTCGTGGGACATCAGGAACAACCAGAAGTCCGTTGTGCGCGCCAGCTGGGGCATCTACAACGCGGAGTTGAACATGCTTACTCAGGTAGGAGCGATCACCACGAACGGCGTGCAGCAACAAACGCTGTTTGCGGGAAATGTGGCAACTTGTCCTTTGGCGTCGCCTCCCGCAGACGGCTCTTGCCCCGGAGTTCCGCCAGCCTACACTCAAGTCTTCATTAGCCCGAACGGTCCAAAGCCACAGTGGCCGGATTTCATCCACTTCACTCCGCCAGCTGGCGGAGCATTCCCGTTCCAGCCCGGCGTCACGGTCTTCAATCGCAACTACAACAATCCTCGCACTTACACCGGGAACTTTGCCTTCCAGCAGGAGCTGGCCACGAATTGGACAGGCTATCTTGATCTCACGATTTCGAAAGGCGTTTACCTGACGCGATTCGTAAATCCGAATACTGGAGCTGCACTGCCAATTAAACCAACCGACAATGTCGATACGGTCAGCTACGCTGCCGGACCATTCACGAATCTCGGAGCGGTTACCGATACTCAGAGCACTGCCCACTCGCTCTACCGCGGCATGACCGTCGGAGGCAGAAAGAGCTTCAGCCAGAACTATCAGCTGGAGTTCAACTACACGCTTTCGGAAGATCTTGACGATGACTCCAACGAGCGCGATCCCTTCACCTTCCGCTACTTCAATCGTTTTGACTTCCGTAAAGACTATGCATTCTCAGACCGCGATGAGCGGCACAGATTCAATATGTTCGCCTACATGAAGCTGCCATACGGAATCGAATTCAGTCCGCGCATCCAGGCGCATACGGCCCAGCCGATTACTGACAACCCTCTCGGCACAGGCACTGGCGCACCGTGCAGCTCGAATAATTCAAGGACCCGCGTCGTGAACGGAATTGACTGCGGACGCAATCACCTGCGCAAAGACAACGGCTACTTCAGCTTTGACTGGCGCGGAACCCGTCCGTTCCATTTTGGCGACCGTTATGCATTAATCCCGCAAGTGGAGATGTTCAACAGCTTCAACAATAAGAACAACGTCAATCCGCTGGTTAGTCCGGCACTGTTCAACTTCGACGGGTTCCTGCGCGAAGGCGTTGGGGATCCGCTGCAAGTTCAATTGTCGGTGAAGTTCCTTTTCTGA
- a CDS encoding RecX family transcriptional regulator encodes MSFSGSKRKRTLTDVELYDYAIGSLARKMRTVAELKRLLRQRVEASEEGALAVEAVIAKLKEQKYLNDSRYASSYSQYRQSNEKFGRRRVVTDLKAKGVHSEIIQQAVSAAYNDVNEEQLARQFLERKRLKKPQNERESARIFRRLVRAGFSAGTIFKVLKRWDVEDEVLTALSSEAEESSTE; translated from the coding sequence ATGTCGTTCTCGGGAAGTAAACGAAAGCGCACGCTCACTGATGTCGAGCTCTACGACTACGCGATAGGCTCGCTGGCGCGCAAGATGCGTACGGTCGCCGAACTGAAGCGATTACTGCGGCAGCGAGTCGAGGCTAGCGAGGAGGGAGCCTTGGCCGTAGAAGCAGTGATCGCCAAGCTCAAAGAACAAAAGTACCTCAACGATTCTCGTTACGCGTCCTCGTACTCCCAATATCGGCAGAGCAACGAGAAGTTCGGACGACGACGCGTAGTGACCGATCTCAAAGCGAAAGGTGTTCACAGCGAGATTATTCAGCAGGCTGTTAGCGCCGCCTATAACGATGTGAATGAGGAGCAGCTCGCGCGCCAGTTCCTTGAACGCAAGCGGCTTAAGAAGCCACAAAATGAACGCGAATCCGCGCGCATTTTTCGCAGGCTCGTGCGAGCCGGATTCTCGGCTGGGACAATTTTCAAGGTCTTAAAGCGGTGGGATGTGGAGGACGAGGTTCTCACCGCATTGTCATCGGAAGCCGAAGAGTCTTCAACCGAATAG
- a CDS encoding phage shock protein A has product MALLERVSTLIRANINDLVDKAEDPEKMIKQVILDMQNQLLQVKTQVAIAIADQHLLEKKQKENLEKAAEWTRKAELAVSKKQDDLARAAIERSLSTKQTAQNFEQQVADQKIEVENLKTALRKLEQKLEEAQSKCDVLVAQARRSRVVGKARTAQSAAGDGKHVETFDRMKQKVRRGEAINHAHQELSGDSIEDRFATLEREDEIERLLAEIKNKSASA; this is encoded by the coding sequence ATGGCATTACTGGAAAGAGTTTCGACATTAATCCGGGCCAACATCAATGACCTGGTCGATAAGGCAGAAGATCCCGAGAAGATGATCAAGCAGGTCATCCTCGACATGCAGAACCAGCTTCTTCAGGTGAAAACACAGGTAGCGATTGCGATCGCCGACCAGCACCTCCTGGAGAAGAAACAGAAAGAGAACCTCGAGAAAGCAGCCGAGTGGACACGCAAGGCGGAGCTTGCTGTTTCGAAGAAGCAGGACGATCTCGCACGGGCCGCTATCGAGCGCTCGCTAAGCACGAAACAGACTGCGCAGAACTTCGAGCAGCAGGTTGCCGATCAAAAGATCGAAGTTGAGAACTTGAAGACCGCTCTCCGCAAGCTCGAGCAAAAGCTCGAAGAGGCGCAGTCGAAATGCGATGTGCTGGTTGCCCAGGCTCGCCGGTCTCGTGTGGTCGGGAAGGCTCGCACCGCGCAGTCCGCTGCTGGCGATGGCAAGCATGTTGAGACTTTCGACCGCATGAAACAAAAGGTTCGGCGCGGCGAAGCTATCAACCACGCGCATCAGGAGCTAAGCGGCGATTCCATCGAGGATCGTTTCGCGACCTTGGAACGCGAGGACGAAATCGAGCGCCTATTGGCCGAGATCAAGAATAAGAGCGCGTCAGCGTAG
- the ispG gene encoding 4-hydroxy-3-methylbut-2-en-1-yl diphosphate synthase (catalyzes the conversion of 2C-methyl-D-erythritol 2,4-cyclodiphosphate into 4-hydroxy-3-methyl-2-en-1-yl diphosphate; involved in isoprenoid synthesis) has protein sequence MSQIQRRSTPTVHIGNVRVGSDAPIVVQSMTNTDTADVPGTTKQVAALARAGSELVRVTVNNDAAAQAVPHIVEGLEKIGVNVPVIGDFHYNGHLLLKKYPACARSLAKYRINPGNVSIGKKDDQNFGAMVEVAVENQKPVRIGVNWGSLDQQLLTRMMDENSRLPEPLDAREVTMEAMVVSALNSAVIAEKYGLRADQIIISAKVSGVQDLLDVYRSLASRCSYVLHLGLTEAGMGMKGVVASAAALAPLLTQGIGDTIRVSLTPAPNGDRTEEVLVAQQILQSLGIRSFTPQVTACPGCGRTTSTFFQELAEQIQSYVRSSMPVWKEKYPGVEEMKLAVMGCVVNGPGESKHANIGISLPGTFEEPKAPVFVDGRLMTTLRGDHIVQEFIGILDEYVETRYGAAATSAANKAEFATKA, from the coding sequence ATGTCTCAGATTCAGCGTAGAAGTACTCCGACAGTCCACATTGGCAATGTGCGCGTGGGCAGCGATGCACCGATTGTTGTGCAGTCAATGACAAACACCGACACTGCCGACGTTCCCGGCACAACCAAGCAGGTTGCGGCACTCGCCCGCGCCGGCTCGGAGCTAGTACGCGTCACGGTCAACAACGACGCCGCCGCACAAGCTGTGCCGCATATCGTCGAAGGACTGGAAAAGATCGGGGTCAACGTTCCGGTGATCGGCGACTTTCACTACAACGGACATCTTCTGCTGAAGAAGTATCCCGCCTGCGCTCGCAGTTTGGCGAAATACCGCATTAACCCTGGCAATGTCAGCATTGGCAAGAAGGATGACCAGAACTTCGGCGCCATGGTGGAAGTGGCGGTCGAGAACCAGAAGCCGGTACGTATCGGCGTGAACTGGGGATCGCTTGATCAGCAGCTGCTTACACGCATGATGGACGAAAACTCTCGTCTTCCAGAGCCGCTTGACGCGCGCGAAGTGACCATGGAAGCCATGGTGGTGAGTGCGCTGAACTCTGCGGTCATTGCCGAGAAGTATGGATTGCGAGCAGACCAGATCATTATTAGCGCCAAGGTTAGCGGCGTGCAGGACCTGCTGGATGTCTACCGCAGCCTTGCCTCGCGATGTTCATACGTTTTGCATCTGGGCTTAACCGAAGCTGGAATGGGAATGAAGGGAGTTGTTGCGAGCGCAGCAGCATTGGCTCCCCTGCTTACTCAAGGTATCGGCGATACCATTCGGGTATCGCTTACGCCAGCTCCGAACGGCGATCGCACGGAAGAGGTGCTGGTCGCACAGCAGATATTGCAGTCACTCGGAATCCGCAGCTTCACGCCGCAGGTCACGGCATGTCCTGGCTGTGGACGCACGACGTCTACCTTCTTCCAGGAACTCGCAGAGCAGATTCAGAGCTACGTACGCAGCAGCATGCCGGTATGGAAAGAGAAGTATCCGGGCGTGGAAGAGATGAAGCTCGCCGTCATGGGTTGCGTGGTCAACGGACCCGGCGAGTCGAAGCACGCCAACATAGGCATCTCACTGCCGGGAACGTTTGAAGAGCCAAAGGCTCCCGTATTTGTGGATGGAAGATTGATGACGACATTGCGCGGCGATCACATCGTCCAGGAATTCATCGGGATTCTCGATGAATATGTCGAAACCCGATACGGCGCCGCTGCCACATCCGCTGCGAACAAGGCCGAGTTCGCGACCAAGGCCTAG